DNA sequence from the Treponema sp. OMZ 838 genome:
AAGGAGAGCATGTTGATATCACTTCTCCTGCCGAAATGTATGTACCTAAGGGCACAAAATGGAGCGAAATAAAAACCAGAGTTATGGATAAAGTTAGTCAAAAACCCGGTTTTGTCATACTTGCATGGAAAAAAGGCAGTAAAACCGGTATCGAATTTTACGATAACTTTCAATTTAGAGGCAAAACAACGATATACGTCGAAACAAGACCGACAGATGTTACCATCACGATAAAAGGAGATGGTCATGTGCAGCTCGGTGCGTCGCCTACAATCACAAAGCCATATGGCGTAAAATGGAGAGAAATAAAAGACGAAGCAAAAACTAAGATAACCTGTACCCCAGGCTATGTGTTTGCCACATGGAAAAAAGGCAGCACAACCGGAAAAGAGCTGTTTGACATTGATGATTTTGAAGAAGACACCGACATATATGCGATAACACAACAAGTTCCCGTTCCCGACGGTGTAAAGGTAACGCCTCCTACAGGCGGTATTACCGGACATGCCGTTTCGTATACCTTGCCAACTGCCGACGCTTCATGGAAAGGCGTATTTATCAATGGACGCACAGTCAATTTAAATGCCTATACTATAGGTAAATACGAAGTTAGTGTGCAAATATGGAATGAAGTGTGCGAATGGGCTCAAAGGAACGGTTATTTGTTTGAATTTGACCCTAAAAACGACGATACTCCTACCCAAGCTAATCAGCCGATGGCAAACATAAGCTGGACCGACTGCATAGCGTGGTGTAATGCATATACCGAGATGAAATTCGGAAACACGGAACAGTGCGTATACCGCGACGGATCGCCATCGGGGAAGGTCATAAAACAGGCTTTCCATGGTGATAAAGCATATTGCGATTTTTCTAAAAAAGGATTCCGTTTGCCGACGGAAGCCGAGTGGGAGTACGCTGCCCGCTGGCAGGGTAACGACAGCACCAATGCCGAACAATACGGTACTGTTTATTTAACCAATTTGAATTCGGCAAGCGGTGCAACAAAGCCTGTTGGCTTTGAAGGTATGGCAATGCCGTCCGGTGAAAGTTATGAAACCTTATGCGCAGAAACCACCCGTGTTGCAGTTTTCAATAAATGGTGGAACGGCACGGAATTTGCATCACAAAGTCCCTCCGTACCTGGTAGAGCAAATGTCGGAGACAAAACAGCCAACAAATTGGGACTGCACAATATGAGTGGCAATGTTGCAGAATGGTGCTGGGATTTATATACAACCATAAATGCAAGTACAAATGCCTATCCTACCGGTCCTTTTCCGGACTATGAGACGCAACGGGTAGTACGCGGCGGCAACTGGTCTGAAAGTACCGGACAAGCTGTATACGATTGCATGACCGGCAAGCGAAAATCAAAAGGTTCCAGTGGAGCTGATCCTATCAGAGGCTTCCGCTTAGTCTGGCAAGAGTAGCCGGTAGTCATTTCCCAACGCGGACAGTTTGTTCGTGTTGCAGGGACTCCGCATGTTTTTATTCGTGCGGAATCCCTGTTAGCCTCTATATGCTCTACTTTACATAAAAAAAGAAATTCTATATGCTTCCACTCTGGTTTAAGGCAGTGAGGTATCAGGGCAACCGTATCGGAGATATTTCAAGCGGTTGCATTCCTTATTGTGCGAAATTTTTCTAAAATTTCGCACAGTTTATTTTAGAAGAAGGGTAATCACATCAGGTATATACATAAAAATCGCAGAATAATATAGGCTGGGCGACCATTTGAGCCGTGAAGCGGCGAAACTCTGGTTGAACGGCCTATATTATTCTGCGGGGTTGTAAAAAGAGTCTGATGAGATTACCCTGAGTGAGGCATAGTGTGAAAAGATCTCAAACGTTTATTCCCACATTACGGGAAACACCTGCGGAAGCAGTCGTTGTCAGTCATCAATTATTATTACGCGCCGGAATGATCCGTAGATTGGGGAACGGGCTGTTTAATTATCTGCCGCTCGGTTTACGCGTGTTCAGAAAGGTTGAAAATATCGTACGGGAGGAAATCGACGCTACCGGATGTTTGGAGTGTAAAGCTTCGGTTGTTGCTCCGGGCGAGATTTGGCAAGAGTCCAAGCGCTGGTACACGATGGGAGACGGGCTTTTAAGGATGAAAAACCGCCTCGGTCAAGATCTCGTTGTCAGCCCGACAAACGAAGAATCGTTTACCGCCCTGATGCGGTACGAGCTCGGTTCGTACAAGGATTATCCGCTTTCCGTATATCATATTAATACAAAATACCGGGATGAAATTCGTCCGCGCTACGGGTTAATGCGCGCCCGTGAATTTACGATGAAGGATGCGTATTCCTTTCATACAAACGCTGACTGTCTTGATAAAACCTACCGTGCATTCGGCGAAGCATACGAAAAGATATTCCGCCGTTTTGGCTTAAGCATTATACGGGTTCGGGCGGACTCCGGTTCTATGGGAGGCAGCGGCTCCGAGGAATTCATGATTGAATCTGCCATCGGGGACGACACGCTCATCCTCTGCCCGCAATGTCGCTATTCTGCAAACGAAGAAAAGGCTGCCTGTGCACCCGATCCCTACACCGAACTTCCCGAAACAGCGGAAAAATGCACGAAGCTGCCGACACCCGATGCCCGCACAATAGAAGAATTAGTTGCGTTTTTGCACACTTCGCCGAAAGCATTCATCAAAACCTTAATCTATCGTGTAAAGGATTCCGAGGTTATCGACGCGGAGTTTGTTGCAGTGTGTATCCGCGGTGATTTGGAAGTAAACGAAGCAAAATTAACGGCAGTACTCAAGGCCGCGGAAGTTGAACTTGCCTCTAATGCGGATGTTGAAGATATTACGGGTACCGTAGTCGGATTTGCCGGTCCTGTCGGCTTAACCAAGGCTCCCGTATTGGCTGACGAAAGTGTCATGCTGATGCATGATGCCGTTGCGGGTGCGTTGGAAAAAGATATGCACTATGTTCATGTTGAACCGAAACGGGATTTTACTCCCGCGATGGTGTGCGATGTCCGTGTCGTAAAGGCAGGCGATCTTTGCCCCTTGTGCAAAACACCGTTTTACAGCAAAAAAGGCAATGAGCTTGGACATATCTTCAAACTCGGTACAAAATACACTGAAAGTATGAATATGACTTACCTTGACGAAAGCGGTCAACAGCAGTACCCTTTAATGGGGTGCTACGGTATCGGTATCGACCGTGCTCTGGCATCGATTATCG
Encoded proteins:
- a CDS encoding SUMF1/EgtB/PvdO family nonheme iron enzyme is translated as MKKILLTIAAVITLAAFFAGCKVPNTPSKEPQPLPPSSPQEEGGSGGSSTPTQIMITVAGDEHVTLKAEKTFTADKGKTWHQLQALAEDKIDHYNEHYGLDKWKLTNAAGHDLIADYVFNANTTVFVVTKQITTPLPSKIMITVEGDAGVILKADPTFEVAPGKHWDEIEALAKTKIQKYKSHYELKNWRLSNASGQVLDDSYITSFNANTTVFIETKPVDIQLTIKGEHVDITSPAEMYVPKGTKWSEIKTRVMDKVSQKPGFVILAWKKGSKTGIEFYDNFQFRGKTTIYVETRPTDVTITIKGDGHVQLGASPTITKPYGVKWREIKDEAKTKITCTPGYVFATWKKGSTTGKELFDIDDFEEDTDIYAITQQVPVPDGVKVTPPTGGITGHAVSYTLPTADASWKGVFINGRTVNLNAYTIGKYEVSVQIWNEVCEWAQRNGYLFEFDPKNDDTPTQANQPMANISWTDCIAWCNAYTEMKFGNTEQCVYRDGSPSGKVIKQAFHGDKAYCDFSKKGFRLPTEAEWEYAARWQGNDSTNAEQYGTVYLTNLNSASGATKPVGFEGMAMPSGESYETLCAETTRVAVFNKWWNGTEFASQSPSVPGRANVGDKTANKLGLHNMSGNVAEWCWDLYTTINASTNAYPTGPFPDYETQRVVRGGNWSESTGQAVYDCMTGKRKSKGSSGADPIRGFRLVWQE
- a CDS encoding proline--tRNA ligase encodes the protein MKRSQTFIPTLRETPAEAVVVSHQLLLRAGMIRRLGNGLFNYLPLGLRVFRKVENIVREEIDATGCLECKASVVAPGEIWQESKRWYTMGDGLLRMKNRLGQDLVVSPTNEESFTALMRYELGSYKDYPLSVYHINTKYRDEIRPRYGLMRAREFTMKDAYSFHTNADCLDKTYRAFGEAYEKIFRRFGLSIIRVRADSGSMGGSGSEEFMIESAIGDDTLILCPQCRYSANEEKAACAPDPYTELPETAEKCTKLPTPDARTIEELVAFLHTSPKAFIKTLIYRVKDSEVIDAEFVAVCIRGDLEVNEAKLTAVLKAAEVELASNADVEDITGTVVGFAGPVGLTKAPVLADESVMLMHDAVAGALEKDMHYVHVEPKRDFTPAMVCDVRVVKAGDLCPLCKTPFYSKKGNELGHIFKLGTKYTESMNMTYLDESGQQQYPLMGCYGIGIDRALASIIEEHHDDNGIIWPMSVAPYHVGIVPIQYEGTMKAVADRLHDELTARGIEVLLDDRVERPGVKFKDMDLIGLPIRLVISDKKLPDIEFKFRSDKESMNMPLEGVIDYVVQRVQRELK